A stretch of Gadus chalcogrammus isolate NIFS_2021 chromosome 9, NIFS_Gcha_1.0, whole genome shotgun sequence DNA encodes these proteins:
- the LOC130389721 gene encoding dual specificity tyrosine-phosphorylation-regulated kinase 4-like: MLHDEKIIHCDLKPEEHPAVPALAPGTSRWSTSAPAGYEQQKVYTYIQSRFYRSPEVILGQPYSMAIDMWSLGCILAELYTGGPLFPGESEAEQMACIMEVMGTPPEEFVQTASRKRLFFDSKGNPRSTTNTKGKKRKPNSKDLSAVLKTNDALFLDFIKRCLAWDPATRMTPDEGVQHPWIMQGNFNRVRPRPRGGVAGPQTPPSCGPDQRQSGQPPADRVSTDSTSASQSRRDSSGSRGTLPSSERLRPLGASVEDVGEGGARVSTGTKEQEGGGERPVHITIHSQQGVGGARDAYRSLPPIM; encoded by the exons ATGCTCCACGACGAGAAGATCATACACTGTGACCTCAAACCG GAAGAACATCCTGCTGTCCCAGCGCTGGCCCCGGGAACATCAAGGTGGTCGACTTCGGCTCCAGCTGGCTATGAGCAGCAGAAAG TGTACACCTACATTCAGAGCCGGTTCTACCGCTCCCCCGAGGTGATCCTTGGCCAGCCCTACAGCATGGCCATCGACATGTGGAGCCTGGGCTGCATCCTGGCCGAGCTCTACACCGGGGGGCCCCTGTTCCCCGGGGAGAGCGAGGCCGAGCAGATGGCCTGCATCATGgag gtGATGGGCACGCCTCCAGAGGAATTTGTTCAGACTGCCTCAAGGAAAAGGTTGTTCTTCG ACTCTAAGGGAAACCCTCGGAGCACTACTAACACTAAGGGGAAGAAGCGGAAGCCAAACTCTAAGGATCTGTCCGCCGTCCTGAAGACCAACGACGCTCTCTTCCTGGACTTCATCAAGCGCTGCCTGGC ctgggacCCTGCGACCCGGATGACCCCTGACGAGGGCGTCCAGCACCCCTGGATCATGCAGGGGAACTTCAACCGGgtccgcccccggccccgcgggggcgtggccgggcCGCAGACCCCCCCGAGCTGCGGACCGGACCAGAGGCAGAGCGGCCAGCCCCCCG CGGACAGGGTTAGCACAGATAGCACCAGCGCTAGCCAGTCGCGGCGGGACAGCTCAGGGTCGCGGGGCACGCTGCCGTCCAGCGAGCGGCTTCGACCTCTGGGGGCGTCGGTCGAGGACGTCGGCGAGGGTGGAGCAAGGGTCTCCACGGGAACCAAGGagcaagaaggaggaggggagaggcccGTGCACATCACCATCCATTCTCAACAGGGAGTGGGCGGAGCCAGAGACGCCTACCGTAGTCTGCCGCCAATCATGTAG